In Gossypium arboreum isolate Shixiya-1 chromosome 5, ASM2569848v2, whole genome shotgun sequence, a single genomic region encodes these proteins:
- the LOC108453399 gene encoding NAC domain-containing protein 53: MGRDSATSLAPGFRFHPTDEELVRYYLKRKILNRPSFDAISVIDIYRSEPWDLPDKSKLKSRDLEWYFFSALDKKYGNGSRTNRATERGYWKTTGKDRAIRFRERVVGMKKTLVYHKGRAPRGERTNWVMHEYRLTDETLEKGGIQQDAFVLCRVFQKSGSGPKNGEQYGAPFIEEEWEDDEAVFVPGQQDASAYEEAANEDAFVEVNDIDQNLDIGNPSENNILPLNGYCGESSNHVEHSREFSEDDQKPPNSMHENAFLPSSFYYGESSNCGEHSMEFKEDFQKPIRMHATEGDSKPHHELVVADSPEQDLIATNGKPVKDEYVLEPIENITSANYVLGDPYLDVTSYLPTNDELFLEANDFSNPIYPESELFDINEYLSFDDADDQSLAFDYDEIVGSEIPVSGQEPLTETHTNEGTEQDLNAGEHVEEHGNSDASSSKQELEATEFDLGTKYPFMKRASHMLGSLPAPPAFASEFPPKDAAIKLNSASHASSSVHVMAGMIRITDTTSSGNRLDWSYGKNGNLNIVLSFSLPQGDINSSSFLPMASLLTGKTGPVSARGWFFLMLFSVLIISASVKIGTCFCTRYGL, translated from the exons ATGGGTCGTGACTCAGCAACCTCGTTAGCTCCCGGCTTCCGGTTCCACCCCACCGATGAAGAACTCGTTCGTTACTATCTAAAACGGAAAATCTTGAACAGGCCTTCCTTTGATGCCATTTCTGTTATCGATATTTATAGATCCGAGCCTTGGGATCTCCCtg ATAAGTCAAAGCTGAAGAGCAGGGACTTGGAGTGGTACTTTTTCAGTGCACTGGACAAGAAATATGGAAATGGGTCGAGGACCAATAGGGCAACTGAGAGAGGCTACTGGAAGACAACTGGAAAGGACCGTGCAATTCGCTTTAGGGAAAGAGTGGTTGGCATGAAGAAAACTCTTGTTTACCATAAAGGTCGTGCCCCACGTGGCGAAAGGACTAACTGGGTAATGCACGAGTACCGTCTTACTGATGAGACATTGGAGAAAGGTGGAATTCAACAG GATGCTTTTGTATTGTGTAGGGTGTTTCAGAAGAGCGGGTCTGGGCCAAAGAATGGGGAGCAGTATGGGGCACCTTTTATTGAAGAAGAATGGGAGGATGATGAGGCAGTTTTTGTGCCTGGTCAACAAGATGCATCTGCCTATGAAGAGGCTGCCAACGAAGATGCTTTTGTTGAAGTGAATGATATTGATCAG AATCTTGACATTGGCAATCCATCTGAAAACAATATCCTTCCGTTGAACGGCTATTGTGGGGAATCAAGCAACCATGTGGAACATTCAAGGGAGTTCAGTGAAGACGATCAAAAGCCACCAAACAGTATGCATGAGAATGCTTTCCTCCCTTCCAGTTTCTATTATGGTGAATCAAGCAACTGTGGTGAACATTCAATGGAGTTCAAAGAAGATTTTCAGAAGCCTATTCGCATGCATGCCACTGAAGGTGATTCAAAGCCACATCATGAGCTTGTAGTCGCTGATTCACCTGAGCAAGATCTGATAGCTACAAATGGAAAACCAGTTAAGGATGAATATGTGCTCGAACCAATTGAAAACATCACTTCTGCGAACTACGTGCTTGGAGACCCATACCTGGATGTTACTAGTTATCTTCCAACCAATGATGAACTTTTCTTGGAAGCTAATGATTTTTCAAACCCCATTTACCCAGAATCTGAACTTTTTGACATCAATGAGTATCTTTCATTCGATGATGCTGATGATCAGTCTTTGGCCTTTGATTATGATGAAATTGTGGGAAGTGAGATTCCTGTTTCTGGCCAAGAACCTCTTACTGAAACG CATACAAATGAAGGAACTGAACAAGATCTTAATGCTGGTGAACATGTTGAAGAACATGGCAATAGTGATGCATCCTCTTCAAAGCAAGAGCTGGAGGCTACAGAATTTGATCTTG GTACCAAGTATCCATTTATGAAACGGGCTAGTCACATGTTGGGTAGCCTCCCTGCTCCTCCTGCATTTGCCTCAGAGTTCCCTCCAAAAGACGCTGCGATCAAGCTAAATTCGGCGTCACATGCTTCCAGTTCTGTTCATGTTATGGCTGGCATGATAAGAATAACAGACACAACTTCTTCTGGCAACCGGTTGGACTGGTCATATGGCAAAAATGGGAATCTCAACATTGTTCTTTCTTTTAGCTTGCCACAAGGTGATATAAACTCTTCCAGTTTTCTGCCGATGGCTAGCCTACTAACCGGCAAGACGGGGCCTGTTTCGGCAAGAGGGTGGTTCTTCTTGATGTTATTTTCGGTCCTAATTATTTCTGCGAGTGTAAAGATTGGGACCTGCTTTTGCACAAGGTATGGGCTATGA
- the LOC108453769 gene encoding acyl-CoA-binding domain-containing protein 4 produces the protein MGAEEIKKDMDIIGWPSDLAYEQWVALPVSGARPSARYKHAAAVADEKLYITGGSRNGRYLSDIQAFDLRSLTWSSLKLEIDPDADTSEYSGLQEVLPGISDHSMIKWENKLILLGGHSKKSSDAMIVHFINLEMHVCGVMETSGKIPVARGGHSVTLVGSKLIVFGGEDRSRKLLNDVHVLDLQTMTWSVVEATQTPPAPRFDHSAAVHSERYLLIFGGCSHSVFFNDLHVLDLHTMEWSQPQVQGDLVSPRAGHAGISIDEMWYIVGGGDNNNGCPETLALNMSKLVWSTLTTLKERHPLASEGLSICSAIIDGGKYLVAFGGYNGKYNNEVFVMKLKPRDLSHPKIFQSPAAAAAAASVTAAYALAKSEKLDFPQIIDLNFNGVENNVPKKDINLEINAIKEEKVVLESSIDEARAENSRLREKIDELKSNHTELSKELQSVQSQLISERSRCFKLEAQIAELQKMLESLESIENEVQILRRQKSALEQEMEVSSTQQQGSGGVWRWIAGGT, from the exons ATGGGAGCAGAAGAGATTAAAAAGGACATGGATATCATTGGTTGGCCTTCAGATTTGGCATATGAGCAGTGGGTAGCACTCCCGGTTTCTGGCGCACGACCATCAGCTCGATACAAG CATGCTGCCGCTGTAGCTGATGAGAAACTATATATCACTGGAGGCAGTCGTAATGGTCGATACCTGTctgatattcag GCATTTGATCTTAGAAGTTTGACATGGTCTAGTCTGAAACTGGAGATTGATCCTGATGCTGATACATCAGAATACAGTGGCTTACAGGAAGTTCTTCCAGGCATTTCTGATCACAGTATG ATTAAGTGGGAAAATAAACTTATTCTTCTTGGTGGGCATTCTAAGAAATCTTCCGATGCAATGATAG TGCATTTTATCAATCTGGAGATGCATGTCTGTGGTGTCATGGAGACCTCAGGAAAAATTCCG GTAGCACGTGGGGGTCATTCTGTCACACTGGTGGGTTCTAAACTAATAGTGTTTGGTGGAGAAGACAGGAGCAGGAAATTGCTGAATGATGTACATGTTCTTGATTTACAGACAATGACTTGGAGTGTAGTCGAGGCAAC GCAGACACCTCCAGCTCCAAGATTTGATCACTCAGCTGCAGTGCACTCAGAGCGTTACCTTTTGATTTTTGGCGGTTGTTCACATTCAGTATTCTTCAATGATCTTCATGTGTTGGACTTGCACACT ATGGAGTGGTCCCAACCACAAGTTCAGGGTGATTTGGTGAGTCCTAGGGCTGGTCATGCCGGTATTTCCATTGATGAAATGTGGTATATTGTCGGTGGTGGAGATAACAACAATG GTTGCCCAGAGACTCTTGCCTTAAATATGTCCAAGTTAGTTTGGTCCACTCTGACCACTTTGAAGGAGAGGCATCCACTTGCTAGTGAG GGCCTAAGTATTTGCTCAGCTATAATTGATGGAGGAAAGTATTTGGTTGCATTTGGTGGATACAATGGGAAATATAATAATGAG GTTTTTGTTATGAAACTCAAACCAAGAGACTTATCTCATCCGAAGATTTTCCAGTCCCCAGCAGCAGCTGCAGCAGCGGCTTCTGTTACTGCTGCATATGCCTTGGCAAAGTCTGAAAAATTGGATTTTCCACAAATAATAGATCTGAACTTTAATGGAGTTGAAAACAATGTTCCTAAAAAGGATATCAACCTTGAAATTAATGCAATTAAAGAAGAGAAGGTGGTGTTGGAGTCGTCAATTGATGAAGCCAGGGCTGAAAATTCTAGGCTGAGAGAGAAGATTGATGAATTAAAAAGCAATCATACTGAATTGTCGAAG GAACTCCAATCTGTCCAAAGTCAGCTGATATCGGAGAGATCAAGATGCTTTAAACTTGAG GCTCAAATTGCAGAACTACAGAAGATGTTGGAATCATTAGAGTCCATAGAAAATGAAGTGCAAATACTTAGGAGACAAAAGTCCGCACTGGAGCAGGAGATGGAGGTTTCATCTACCCAGCAACAAGGTTCAGGTGGTGTTTGGCGGTGGATAGCCGGGGGCACATAG